Proteins from a genomic interval of Diceros bicornis minor isolate mBicDic1 chromosome 34, mDicBic1.mat.cur, whole genome shotgun sequence:
- the LOC131396796 gene encoding zinc finger protein 345: MERLIRNSIECSSFRGDWECKSQFERKQKSQEGHFSQMIFTPEDMPTFNTQLQRIHTDERLLECKECGKDFSFVSVLIRHQRIHTGEKPYECKECGKAFGSGANLAYHQRIHTGEKPYECSECGKAFGSGSNLTHHQRIHTGEKPYECKECGKAFSFGSGLIRHQIIHSGEKPYECKECGKSFSFESALTRHHRIHTGEKPYECKDCGKAFGSGSNLTQHRRIHTGEKPYECKSCGMAFSSGSALTRHQRIHTGEKPYICNECGKAFSFGSALTRHQRIHTGEKPYVCKECGKAFNSGSDLTQHQRIHSGEKPYECKECEKAFRSGSKLIQHQRMHTGEKPYECKECGKAFSSGSDLTQHQRIHVGEKPYECKECGKAFGSGSKLIQHQLIHTGEKPYECKECGKSFSSGSALNRHQRIHTGEKPYECKKCGKTFGTGSSLTQHQSIHTGEKLYECKECGKAFGKGTKIRQHKKTYIGEKPCELETL; this comes from the coding sequence ATGGAAAGACTTATAAGAAACAGCATTGAGTGTTCAAGTTTCAGAGGTGATTGGGAATGTAAAAGCCAGtttgagagaaaacagaaatctcAGGAAGGACATTTCAGTCAAATGATATTTACTCCTGAAGACATGCCCACTTTCAATACCCAGcttcagagaattcatactgatGAGAGACTCcttgaatgtaaggaatgtgggaaggatTTTAGTTTTGTATCGGTCCTTATACGACATCAGcgaattcatactggtgagaaaccttatgaatgtaaagaatgtggcaAGGCTTTTGGTAGTGGTGCAAACCTTGCTTACCatcaaagaattcatactggtgagaaaccttatgaatgtagtgaatgtgggaaagcctttggtAGTGGCTCAAACCTTACTcaccatcagagaattcatactggtgagaaaccgtatgaatgtaaggaatgcgGGAAAGCCTTTAGTTTTGGATCAGGCCTTATTCGACATCAGATAATTCACAGTGGTGAAAAGccttatgaatgtaaggaatgtggaaagTCCTTTAGTTTTGAATCAGCCCTTACTCGGCATCACAGAATTCACACAggtgagaaaccttatgaatgtaaggATTGTGGGAAGGCCTTTGGCAGTGGTTCAAACCTTACTCAACATCGGAGgattcatactggtgagaaaccctatgaatgtaaatcATGTGGAATGGCCTTCAGCAGTGGTTCAGCCCTTACTcggcatcagagaattcatactggtgagaaaccatatatatgtaatgaatgtgggaaagcttttagtTTTGGATCAGCCCTTACCCGACATCAAAGAATTCACACTGGTGAGAAACCTTATGTATGTAAGGAGTGTGGGAAGGCTTTTAATAGTGGCTCAGATCTCACtcaacatcagagaattcacagtggtgagaaaccctatgagtGTAAGGAATGTGAGAAAGCCTTTAGAAGTGGTTCAAAGCTTATTCAGCATCAAAGAATGCAcactggtgagaaaccctatgagtgtaaggaatgtgggaaggcctttagtAGTGGTTCAGACCTTACTCAGCATCAGAGAATTCATGTgggtgagaaaccctatgaatgtaaggaatgtgggaaagcttttggtaGTGGCTCAAAACTTATTCAACATCAGCTAATTCACACTGGTGAAAAACCCTacgaatgtaaagaatgtggaaaGTCTTTTAGTAGTGGCTCAGCTCTTAATCGGCACCAGAGAATACAcactggtgagaaaccctatgaatgtaagaaATGTGGAAAGACTTTTGGTACTGGCTCAAGCCTTACTCAACATCAGAgtattcatactggtgagaaactttatgaatgtaaggaatgtgggaaggctTTTGGGAAGGGTACAAAGATTCGGCAACATAAGAAAACTTATATTGGTGAGAAGCCCTGTGAGCTGGAAACTCTATAG